The DNA sequence GTCACAGTAGCCGACGGTAAAATAACTGAAGATATACCCACAGAAAGGGATTCTTCCAAGTATTTCAGGGGGGTGAACTGACATGTTCAGACTTTGTTGGAAAAAGAGTATTAAAGATTTTTTATCCAGTAAGTCAAGGACACTGCTTGTGCTTCTTGCAATGATTGTAGGAATTACCGGCATGGGAGCAGTATTGAACGCCCAGGCTATACTCACCAGAGAAATGACTGCCAATTATCTGAATACAAATCCGGCTTCAGCCACTCTTTGGGTAGAAGCCCTGAACAAAAATATAGTCGAACAAGTACGGCAAATGCCCGGAATAAAATATGCCGAGCAAAGAAGAACTGTACCTGCGCGTGTAGTTTCAGAAACTTCCATAGGAAAAGAAATATATCTGTTTGTAATAAGTGATTTCAACGACTTGAGCATAAGTACCTTTACCTCTGAAAAGGGCAGCTGGCCTCCTGCAAAAGGAGAAATCCTTATCGAAAGATCAGCAGTTGATGTGCTGAAATGTAAGATTGGAGACATAATTAACGTAAAGCTGCCAGACCTGCCTGCTGCAAAACTGAACATCACCGGGATACTGCATGCTCCGGCACTTTCCCCTGCCTATATGGAAGGCTTTGCATACGGCTTCATTACACCGGAAACATACCGGATGCTCGGTGGAAAAAACGGTATGAATGAGCTAAAATTTGTCGTTTCGGATAACCAGATGGACAAAAAGCATATCCGGGATATTACTAATAAACTAAAAGACTGGCTGGAAAAACAGGGAAAAAGGGTTGAGAGGATCGAAATTCCCAAACCGGGAAAACACCCGCATGCAAGTCAGATGGAGACGCTGCTCTTCCTTATAGGCTCTTTTGGGATACTCACTTTAATCCTAAGTGTCATCATTGTAGCCAATATGATTTCAGCTATATTATCACAGCAAATCCGGCAGATAGGCATAATGAAAGCTGTGGGCGGAAGACCTCTTCAAATCGCATCAATCTACTTGACATCAATCCTGATCCTTGGAGGTATAGCTATAGTTGTGGCGATCCCGCTGGCTGTCATAGGGGGAAGGGCATATTCAAACCTGGCAGCGGAAATGCTGAATTTCAAAATATTTGACAACAGTATCCCGTTAGGAATATATCTTATTCAAGTGCTGGTAGGTCTGCTGCTGCCTTTGACAGCTGCGGTCTACTCCATAATAAAAGGGAGCTTTGTCACTGTAAGAGAAGCACTTCAGGACTATGGGGTTTCTTTGAAAGGGAAACATACAAAAGAGGTCTTGCTATATAAGATAAAAGGTATTTCACGCCCATTTCTTCTATCCATAAGAAATACTTTCAGAAAAAAGGGCAGGTTGTTATTCACATTCGGTGTTTTATCCATAGGAGGAGCCCTGTTTATCACTGCCATGAATGTTTCAGCATCTATGAATTCCAGTACTGTAGGATTTATCAAATCATTCCGTTTTGATGTATCGGCTATGCTTGCGCGGCCTTATGACAAGACAGATATAGAAACCGCGGTAAAAAAAATTCCAGGTATAAAGTATATGGAGGTTTGGGGAGGTTCCCAAGCTGCACGTATGCATCAGGACAGCATGAAGGGCAATAACTTCACCATACTGGCTGTTCCCCCTGATACCAAAGCAATTGCTCCTATACAGCCAAGCTCAGGCCAGTGGCTGAAATACGAAGATACAAATGCAATAGTCATAAACCAGATGGTGCTATCACTGGAGCCTGACATAAAACTGGGTGACACAATCACATTAAGTATCAACGGCAGGGAGTCAGACTGGAAGATTACCGGAATTGTGCAGGAAATAATGTCTGAACCCAAAGCATATGTTAATATGGAGTATTTCCAGAATGTAACAGAGCAGGACGGTCTTGGCCAAAATGCAGTGATAGTTATCGATAAGAAAGAAGCGAAAAGCATAAACAATATGGCAAAGATAATTGAAACTGAATTGGAGTCTTCCGGTTTTCAGATAGTAAAAGTCCAAAGGCTGGCTGATATACGTGAAAAGGTAGAAGAGCATCTTCTCATAATAGCCAGCATGCTGGTAATAATGTCGTTCCTCGGAGTTACAGTCGGAGGTCTTGGACTGTCAACTACCATGAGCATCAATATTCTTGAACGCACACGTGAAATAGGTATTATGCGCGCTGTTGGAGCCTCCACCAAATCAATATTCCGTATAATACTGGGTGAAGGTATTGTTATAGGACTGCTCAGCTGGGTATCTGCCGTATTGATAGCAGCTCCGGTAAGCATTTTCATGAGTATTACCTTTGGAAATGTCTTCTTTGAAACGCCTCTGAAGATTTCATTTTCACCATTGGGCATTTTCATTTGGTTGGGGCTGGCTTTAATACTGGCAGCACTCTCAAGTCTTTATCCGGCTTGGAAGGCTACAAAAATGGGCGTACGCGAAGTCCTTGCCTACGAATAGAACATTTTTTTCAATTCTTTAATTTATTTCAAAATTATCTATAGACATTTATGTAAATTAAACTTAAAATAGTATGATAATTCATTCTACATACTACGGAGGATATTACACAAAATGAGCCGGCTGGGAGATAAGGAATTTTACAAAACACTGGTGCATCTGGCTGTTCCTATAGCGTTACAGAGTCTTGTTGCATCATCTCTGAATATGATAGATGCCATTATGGTGGGACAGTTGGGAGAAAAAGCAATCGCAGGTGTGGGTATAGCAAATCAGGTTTTCTTTCTGCTAAACCTGATTCTGTTTGGTGCTTACAGCGGAGCAAGCATATTTGCATCACAATACTGGGGCAAGGGTGATATCGGCGGAGTAAGGACAGTGCTCGGTATTTGTCTGAAAATAGGCTGCGGAATATCTCTAATATTCACTCTCGTGTGTCTGATATTCCCTAAACACATTATCGGGCTGTTCAACAGTGATCCTATTGTTATCGACCTTGGCGTACAGTTTTTAACAATAAATGCAATGAGCTTTGTAATAATGGCAATTTCCTTTTGCTATGCAGCATTATCCAGAAGTACCGGTTATGTCAAACTGCCAATGTTTGCCAGCATTATTGCTTTGTCATTAAATACGGTACTAAATTTCCTTCTCATCGAGGGCAATTTAGGATTCCCGTCCATGGGGGTACGCGGCGCTTCAATTGCTACACTGATCTCACGTATAGTGGAAGCGCTAATAATAGTTCTGGTAATATACACTGCAAAACACCCTGTAGCCGCAGGTCTCAAGGAATTGATGAGCTTCGACACGGATTTCCTGAGGAAGTTTATCAAGACTACTTTGCCGGTTATTTTACATGAAGGCCTATGGTCTCTGGGAGTAACATTTTACACGTTCATTTATGGACATATGGGTACTCCTGAAGCCGCTGCCATGAATGTTGCCGCCTTGAATATCGTTTCAAACATTGACAGGATCGCTTTAGTCTTATTCTTTGGTTTGTCCAATGCCTGTGCCATCATGGTCGGGCATAAGATCGGAGAGGGTAATAAGGATCATGCATACCGTGACTCCGGAAGATTACTGATTATAGGCCCTCTTTTAGGTGTAGCTACGAGCATAATGCTGCTTTTATCCTACAACAGCATACTGTCGTTATTTCACGTCTCAGCCGATGTCAAGCATCTTGCTGCCCAAGTACTTACTGCCATGGTTTTCGTATTTCCGATAAGAACATTTAATTTTGTCATGATTGTAGGCGTAGCAAGAGCAGGTGGTGATACAAAATTTTCACTGTTTATGGAGATTTTGCCCCTATGGCTGTTTGCAATACCTTTGACTGCCCTGGGCGGGCTTTATTTTAATCTCCCGCTCATATACGTATATCTTCTGTCGACTACCGAAGAGTTTATAAAAGCCTCTTTGGGCTTACGCAGATATTTCTCCCGCAAGTGGATACACAATGTAACTCATACTTAATTCAATACAATGAGGTAAACTCACTTCAGTGAGTTTACCTCAAGTTTATACGATAAGTGATGAATATGAGAGATACAGCCAGAAAAAACATTGAAAAAATCAGAAATCTTGTAGGTGATATTACTGAAGATCAACTCAGGCACGTAGACTGCTTTGTCGGAGACAAGATAGCCATGTTCATGCCTGTGACCGGCCCATGCCTTTATTCCATTTCTCCCCTACATACACATCCATCATATATGTTTGTACTGTCATTTGACAACACTACTGTTGTTAAAATTCATGGAAATACAATACGTTCGGAGCAGGGAAAACTCAGTGCGTTATCCCCCGGAATTCCTCATCAGGAACTTAATGACGGCTTCACTTCAAGGTACATAGCAATATTTATTGATAAGGAACTCTTTGAAGGTGAGTTGGGTGAGTATATAAATAAAAATATAGTATTCCCGGGAGAATACTATAAGGCTCCCGAAGCGCTTCTTCCCAGGCTGAGGAGCTTTATGATAGAAGCAGATAATAATATGCCCGGGCAAAAAACTCTTTTATATACTATCGGCCTGGAAATATGCCATACAATCATAAGGTCTGTCCTGAATCTTAACCATGCACATGATAGGGTTTCCTACAGGCTTGAAATTGATAAAGTTATTCACTATCTGCACAATAACTATAACAGAAGAATATCAGTTAACGAACTTTCGAAGATAGCAAACATGTCGCTGTCACATTTCTCAAGGGTATTTAAAAAAGAGACCGGACAATCAGTATTGGATTATCTTTTAGAACTCCGTTTTGAAAGGGCGCGGAAAATGCTTACCCATGAAAATATGCCTATAACACAGATAGCTATGGAATGTGGCTTCGGAAGCTCAGCCTACCTGTGTTCAGGTTTTAAAAAGAGATATAATCTAAGTCCGCTGGAATATAAAAAACAGTTTGGCAGTAGTTGATTACAGCAGCTAAATGATAGATATTTTTGAGGAGATATAGCTTGCATAGCTGGCTTGATTCTACTATAAAGTAATATCAAGCCAACCTTATTAACGTTTTATTACTATCTTTTTACTCAGCAGAAACCGTTTCAAGGCAACCATGAATCCGCGCGGCACTTCCCTTTTCTCCTGAACGGGCTCTGCTATCGCTATTTCAGCCATTTTCATAATACTCTCAAAGGAACCGGCCCCTGCTATAAATCTTGACGGATGACAAAACACTGCATCATCGATTCCGACTATTTTTCCAAGTTCCTCTTCTCTTTTTCCTGCCCAAGCCTTCGGAAGTCTTTTCCTGTCTCTGAATGAGCTTCCATTATCCCTGACAGTTTGTAGTAGATACTGCTCTTCCCTTGGATAAATAACGAATAAAACTTCCTTCTCCCTGTCTATTCTGGATAAAGTGTTTGCCCAGGGATAAGCTGCTTCCAGTATAAGAAGCTCCGGCCTTACCCGGTTATTATATGCATATACGACATACTCTCTTGCTTTAATATTGGAAATACGCTGATTGATTGTATTTCCAAGTGTAGCAGAAGCAAATTCCACTGCTTTGCTGAAAGCTTTTTCTTCAGATATACCGTCATCCCAGGGCGGGTTAAAACCTGCAATGATAGAAGTAATATTCATTGTGGGGATAATGGTTTCAGTAGTCCTAATACCATTATCCGCTGCATCAATACTCTCAATCAGGACGGCATCTATATCTGAAAAGATTTCATCAACTTCTTTCTCCTGTAATTGCGGCTCTCTTGAAACTATAACTTCCTTACCGAATTTTCTCCATATCAAACCACATGCGGCATATGGAGTTCCGTTTTCACGATATTCCTTTTCAACCTGATGGTGGTCAAATTCCCCGTCTCCTACATCATATACCAGATCAAGCTTGCTGAGGATCTCAGTATCTCTGGTCCTTACAACCTCTACGTCGAATAATTCCTTAAGTATGGCTGTTGCCATTACCTCATCCGCATGAAACCTGCCATTATGAGTACCTACTTTTCTAAATTGCTTCTTTGTATCGATTATAACCCCTTCTCTCCATAAGGTGATCTTACATGAATCAATCCCTCTTAAAAGCAAGAAAATATGTTGTCAAAACTATTATTAGCTGTGCGGAAAATTTGATTCAGGTATAACCATGTAGAAAATGAAAAAAGAACAAATATGTTTTCATTGAAAAGATTCATCCTAAAATTTGTATTCATGAATGTTCACAATTTATTAATATTGTAATCACAGAACACACACATTGACAGGATAGAATAAAATCATCAAATGATGAAAGGAGTTATATAAAAATGAGTAAAAAGAAAGTACTTATAGCACTTGCAGTTACTACTGCACTTACCCTTCCTCTCTCAGTTTTTGCTGCCACTTCAGATACCCAGGTTGCAAAAAGCATACGCGGTTTCTTTGGAATTGACTTTTCCAAACTAACCGAAAAACAAAAAACAGACGCTAAGGATTATGGCAAAAAAATGGCTGATCTGCAAAAAGATTTCATTAACAAGATGGTTGAGAATGGATCAATGACAAAAGAGCAGGGTGATGCGGAAATCAAAAGAATAGACGAAGCTATTAAGAACGGGGAAGAACTCAATTTCCTGTCAGGTTTCGGAAGAGGAAGGGGCGGTTTTAGCGGTCCTGGAATGAAGGGTGGTTTGGGCATTGGAAAAATCGACACTTCAAAGCTTACTGACCAGCAAAAAGCTGATCTGAAGGATTCCCGCAAAAAAATAATCGAACTGCAAAAGGAATCTATCAGCAAATTAGTTGCAAACGGTCTTCTTACCAAAGAACAAGGCGATGCTGTTATAAAGAAAGCTGAAGAGACAGCAGCCGAAATTGAAAGCGGCGACCTGACTGCGGGAATGGGTCTTGGAAGAGATAGTTTCGGTTTCTTTGGTATGTATAGAACTGATGCTTCCACGTTGACTGAAAAGCAAAAAACAGACCTGAGTGAAATAAAAACTAAAATGACTGCACTACACAAGGAATTGATAAACAAACTCGTTGCCAATGGTACTATTACCAAGGAAGAGGGCGATGCCGCCATCCAAAGGCTCGACAATATGAAAGATTTTGACGGACAATACGGTATGCACGGTAAAAAGGGAATGAAAAAAGGACGCTTTGGCAGTCCCGGGAGACAGGGCAACACAACGACAACCAACAGCTCAATCACAACACAGGCTGCTTCATAAATAAAAAAAATAAACCCTTTATGACAGGAATTTTATAATTCACAATCATAAAGGGTTTATTTTTGTATTAAGAGCATTACTATGACACTATTGTTTACCTTGCTTCATAGTGAGTGTGCAAGAGATGATGTGCCTTATGACTTCCCGGCTCTCCAAGGTATTCCTCATATAACTTTTTGATCTCAGGGTTATCGTGGGATTTCCTTTTTTCACAAGCCTTGTCTATTGCATAAATACCTTCTATCCTCTTTTGCTTGACTTCTTCAGTTTTCGATTTATCCATTATGATAGGTTGTCCGCCCCCATTTATACATCCACCCGGACAGGCCATAACCTCAACGAAATGGTAATCAGCCTCTCCAGCCTTTATTTTATCCAGAAGCTTAGCTGCATTTGCAGTACCGCTTGCTACAGCTACTTTTATTTCCATACTGTTAATATTTATCACAGCTTCCTTGATACCGTCAATTCCCCGGACAGCAGTATATTCTACCTCCTTCAGGTCTTTGCCCGTAAGCCTGTCCGCCACTGTACGCAGTGCTGCTTCCATTACACCACCGGTATTTCCGAATATGACCCCGGCACCTGAGTAAGTACCCATTATGCTGTCATAGCTGCTGTCAGGCAGTTCCTGAAATTCTATCCTTGCCTGCTTTATCATTTTTGCCAGTTCCCTTGTAGTAATAACTGCATCTACATCCCTCAGTCCGTCTGTTCCCATCTCTTTCCTCTCAGACTCGTATTTCTTAGCTGTGCACGGCATTACTGAAACTACAAATATATTCCTGGGGTCAATACCGGACTTCTCTGCATAGTAAGACTTTGCTACTGCACCAAACATCTGCTGCGGTGATTTGCAACTGGAAAGATTTCCAATGAAATCATGATATTTATGCTCACAAAACTTGACCCATCCAGGAGAGCAGGAAGTTATCAGAGGAAGCTTGCCGCCGTTATTTATCCTTTGAATCAGTTCATTACCCTCTTCTATTATAGTAAGATCCGCACTGAAGTTCGTATCAAATACCTTGTCGAAACCTAGTCTTCTCAGAGCACTAGTCAATTTGCCTTCTACATTTGTACCTACAGGCATACCAAACTCTTCACCAAGAGCTATTCTTACAGCAGGTGCAGTCTGTACTACAACGTGAAGATCAGAATTTTCCAAAGCATCCCAGACCTTATCCGTATCATCTCTTTCCTGAAGTGCACCGACAGGACAAATTTTAATACACTGACCACAGTTTATGCACTCATACTCATTCAAGCTATTCTCGTAGGGAGTCGTAACTGAAGTATGAGCACCTCTGTAAGCATAGTTTATAACTCCCACACTCTGTGTTTTGTCACATACACTTACACAACGTCCGCAAAGTACACACTTGCTTGGATCCCTCACTACAGGTGCCGATGTATCTATCAACCCACGGTCTGATTTCTTTTCATAAGGAATATCATTTATTCCCATTTCATTGCAAAGTTTCTGAAGCTCGCAGTTCATATTTCTTGAACATGATAAACATTCCCTGTTATGGTTTGCCATAATAAGTTCTAAAATATTCTGTCTTGCTTCCCTGACAGTTTTATTTGCGGTCCTTACTTCCATTCCCTCACAAACCTTTGTTACACATGCGGGATGTAATCCCCTCCATCCTTCTACTTCAACAACGCAAATTCTGCACGAACCAACCTCGTTAATACCCTTCATATAGCATAATGTAGGAATGTCAATCTTTAACTGTTTAGCCGCCTGCAATACGGTAGTATCCTTAGGTACTGAAATTTCAAGACCATCTATCTTAATATTAATCATATCCATGGTTATTTTACCCCCTTGCTGCTCGTGCCGCTTGTCCCAAAAGTGCATTTCCCGGTAGAACACTTGCCTGCAGTATGCGCTTCAAATTCTTCTTCAAAAAACTTAAGCAAAGTGATTACAGGTACAGGAGCGCTTTGTCCCAATCCGCAGAAGCTTGTAGTTTTCATTGTCTGAGCCAGACTCTTCAGCTTTTTGATATCCGCAGCAGTTCCTTTGCCCTCTGTCAGTCTCTCAAGTATTTCTACCATTCTTTGATTTCCTTCCCTGCACGGGGTGCACTTGCCACAAGACTCTTCCTCGAAAAATTCCATTACTGTCTTAAGATAATCCACCGGACAGTGGCTGTCATCCACTACTAATACTGCACCTGAGCCGAGTGATAATCCGTTCTTTTTCAGATCATTATAGCAGATTTTTGTATCTAACAAGCTCTCAGGAAAACAAGCACCGGATGATCCACCCAAATGTACAAATTTAAGTTTTCCACCGTTTGGAATTCCTCCACCGATGTCATATATAAGTTCCCTGAGCGTAATACCGAAGGGGACTTCATATACACCTCTGTTTACTACATTTCCCGAAAGACACATAAGCTTGGTGCCACCGCTGAAATCCGTTCCAAAAGAACTGAACTTGTCTCCACCCTCACTGATTATCCAGGGAATGCAGGAGTAAGTTTCAACATTGTTCAGTATGGTCGGCATCTGATACAGTCCACAGTTTTTAATATATGGCGGCTTTTGCCTTGGCCTTCCGGGCTTACCCTCAATAGATTCAACAAGTGCAGTATTTTCACCACATACATAAGCACCCGCCCCGGATACTACAAAAAGATCGAAATCAAAGCCTGCGCCCAGAATGTTCTTACCCAGGTAACCGGATTTTTTTGCATTCTCTATTGCGCTCTTTATAGTTCTCTGTATTGCTGTGTATTCTCCCCTTACATATATGTAACCTTCTGTAGCTCCCATTATAAATGCGCCGATAGTCATACCTTCAATCAGCATCAAAGGGTCTTCCGCCATTATGTGCCTGTCCTTGAATGTACCGGGTTCACCTTCGTCAGCATTGCAAACCATATACTTGGGACCCTTTTTAATAGCATATGCCTGCTCCCACTTTATGCCAGTAGGATAAGCAGCCCCTCCCCTGCCAAACAGATTGGCTTTCTTGATTTCTTCTATAATATCCAAATGCTGCATGGTAATTGCTTTCTTAAGGCCTTTATACCCACCGTTTGCAATGTATTCCTCCACAGAGTCAGGCTTTATCCTGCCGAATCTTGCACTTAAAATCCTAGTTCTTTCCATAGTTAAGCCCCTCCCTGTAAGAAATCACTATATCTTTCAAACTTCCTTCCGTAAGGTTTCCATATACATTTTCACCTATCTTGATTGCGGGAGCTATGTCACAAGCCCCAAAGCAACTGGAAAGCATCAAAGTAAAAATTCCATCTCCTGTGGTTTGTCCCGGCTTTATCCCAAGCTCCTTTTCCAGCATGTGTATTACATTTTCCGCACCTGATACATGACATGGACCACTTTTGCAAACTTCAATAAGGTATTTGCCCCTTGGCTCCATTCCAAACATAGCGTAAAAAGTAATAACCCCATATACCTTACTCAGTGGTAAATCAAGTGATTCAGCAACGTAAGACACCCATTCAGCCGGCAGATAGTTCTTTCCTGAAAGCAGCTGAAGTTCCAACATGATCTGGATAAGATTTTCCTTTGCATTCCCGAATTTGTCCAATACCTCTTTGACCTTTTCCATTTTAACCTCCTATGTCCCCAGTGCA is a window from the Clostridia bacterium genome containing:
- a CDS encoding FtsX-like permease family protein, with amino-acid sequence MFRLCWKKSIKDFLSSKSRTLLVLLAMIVGITGMGAVLNAQAILTREMTANYLNTNPASATLWVEALNKNIVEQVRQMPGIKYAEQRRTVPARVVSETSIGKEIYLFVISDFNDLSISTFTSEKGSWPPAKGEILIERSAVDVLKCKIGDIINVKLPDLPAAKLNITGILHAPALSPAYMEGFAYGFITPETYRMLGGKNGMNELKFVVSDNQMDKKHIRDITNKLKDWLEKQGKRVERIEIPKPGKHPHASQMETLLFLIGSFGILTLILSVIIVANMISAILSQQIRQIGIMKAVGGRPLQIASIYLTSILILGGIAIVVAIPLAVIGGRAYSNLAAEMLNFKIFDNSIPLGIYLIQVLVGLLLPLTAAVYSIIKGSFVTVREALQDYGVSLKGKHTKEVLLYKIKGISRPFLLSIRNTFRKKGRLLFTFGVLSIGGALFITAMNVSASMNSSTVGFIKSFRFDVSAMLARPYDKTDIETAVKKIPGIKYMEVWGGSQAARMHQDSMKGNNFTILAVPPDTKAIAPIQPSSGQWLKYEDTNAIVINQMVLSLEPDIKLGDTITLSINGRESDWKITGIVQEIMSEPKAYVNMEYFQNVTEQDGLGQNAVIVIDKKEAKSINNMAKIIETELESSGFQIVKVQRLADIREKVEEHLLIIASMLVIMSFLGVTVGGLGLSTTMSINILERTREIGIMRAVGASTKSIFRIILGEGIVIGLLSWVSAVLIAAPVSIFMSITFGNVFFETPLKISFSPLGIFIWLGLALILAALSSLYPAWKATKMGVREVLAYE
- a CDS encoding MATE family efflux transporter, whose amino-acid sequence is MSRLGDKEFYKTLVHLAVPIALQSLVASSLNMIDAIMVGQLGEKAIAGVGIANQVFFLLNLILFGAYSGASIFASQYWGKGDIGGVRTVLGICLKIGCGISLIFTLVCLIFPKHIIGLFNSDPIVIDLGVQFLTINAMSFVIMAISFCYAALSRSTGYVKLPMFASIIALSLNTVLNFLLIEGNLGFPSMGVRGASIATLISRIVEALIIVLVIYTAKHPVAAGLKELMSFDTDFLRKFIKTTLPVILHEGLWSLGVTFYTFIYGHMGTPEAAAMNVAALNIVSNIDRIALVLFFGLSNACAIMVGHKIGEGNKDHAYRDSGRLLIIGPLLGVATSIMLLLSYNSILSLFHVSADVKHLAAQVLTAMVFVFPIRTFNFVMIVGVARAGGDTKFSLFMEILPLWLFAIPLTALGGLYFNLPLIYVYLLSTTEEFIKASLGLRRYFSRKWIHNVTHT
- a CDS encoding AraC family transcriptional regulator; this encodes MRDTARKNIEKIRNLVGDITEDQLRHVDCFVGDKIAMFMPVTGPCLYSISPLHTHPSYMFVLSFDNTTVVKIHGNTIRSEQGKLSALSPGIPHQELNDGFTSRYIAIFIDKELFEGELGEYINKNIVFPGEYYKAPEALLPRLRSFMIEADNNMPGQKTLLYTIGLEICHTIIRSVLNLNHAHDRVSYRLEIDKVIHYLHNNYNRRISVNELSKIANMSLSHFSRVFKKETGQSVLDYLLELRFERARKMLTHENMPITQIAMECGFGSSAYLCSGFKKRYNLSPLEYKKQFGSS
- a CDS encoding MYG1 family protein, which encodes MLLRGIDSCKITLWREGVIIDTKKQFRKVGTHNGRFHADEVMATAILKELFDVEVVRTRDTEILSKLDLVYDVGDGEFDHHQVEKEYRENGTPYAACGLIWRKFGKEVIVSREPQLQEKEVDEIFSDIDAVLIESIDAADNGIRTTETIIPTMNITSIIAGFNPPWDDGISEEKAFSKAVEFASATLGNTINQRISNIKAREYVVYAYNNRVRPELLILEAAYPWANTLSRIDREKEVLFVIYPREEQYLLQTVRDNGSSFRDRKRLPKAWAGKREEELGKIVGIDDAVFCHPSRFIAGAGSFESIMKMAEIAIAEPVQEKREVPRGFMVALKRFLLSKKIVIKR
- a CDS encoding YckD family protein, which encodes MSKKKVLIALAVTTALTLPLSVFAATSDTQVAKSIRGFFGIDFSKLTEKQKTDAKDYGKKMADLQKDFINKMVENGSMTKEQGDAEIKRIDEAIKNGEELNFLSGFGRGRGGFSGPGMKGGLGIGKIDTSKLTDQQKADLKDSRKKIIELQKESISKLVANGLLTKEQGDAVIKKAEETAAEIESGDLTAGMGLGRDSFGFFGMYRTDASTLTEKQKTDLSEIKTKMTALHKELINKLVANGTITKEEGDAAIQRLDNMKDFDGQYGMHGKKGMKKGRFGSPGRQGNTTTTNSSITTQAAS
- a CDS encoding NADH-dependent [FeFe] hydrogenase, group A6, with the protein product MDMINIKIDGLEISVPKDTTVLQAAKQLKIDIPTLCYMKGINEVGSCRICVVEVEGWRGLHPACVTKVCEGMEVRTANKTVREARQNILELIMANHNRECLSCSRNMNCELQKLCNEMGINDIPYEKKSDRGLIDTSAPVVRDPSKCVLCGRCVSVCDKTQSVGVINYAYRGAHTSVTTPYENSLNEYECINCGQCIKICPVGALQERDDTDKVWDALENSDLHVVVQTAPAVRIALGEEFGMPVGTNVEGKLTSALRRLGFDKVFDTNFSADLTIIEEGNELIQRINNGGKLPLITSCSPGWVKFCEHKYHDFIGNLSSCKSPQQMFGAVAKSYYAEKSGIDPRNIFVVSVMPCTAKKYESERKEMGTDGLRDVDAVITTRELAKMIKQARIEFQELPDSSYDSIMGTYSGAGVIFGNTGGVMEAALRTVADRLTGKDLKEVEYTAVRGIDGIKEAVININSMEIKVAVASGTANAAKLLDKIKAGEADYHFVEVMACPGGCINGGGQPIIMDKSKTEEVKQKRIEGIYAIDKACEKRKSHDNPEIKKLYEEYLGEPGSHKAHHLLHTHYEAR
- a CDS encoding SLBB domain-containing protein; the encoded protein is MERTRILSARFGRIKPDSVEEYIANGGYKGLKKAITMQHLDIIEEIKKANLFGRGGAAYPTGIKWEQAYAIKKGPKYMVCNADEGEPGTFKDRHIMAEDPLMLIEGMTIGAFIMGATEGYIYVRGEYTAIQRTIKSAIENAKKSGYLGKNILGAGFDFDLFVVSGAGAYVCGENTALVESIEGKPGRPRQKPPYIKNCGLYQMPTILNNVETYSCIPWIISEGGDKFSSFGTDFSGGTKLMCLSGNVVNRGVYEVPFGITLRELIYDIGGGIPNGGKLKFVHLGGSSGACFPESLLDTKICYNDLKKNGLSLGSGAVLVVDDSHCPVDYLKTVMEFFEEESCGKCTPCREGNQRMVEILERLTEGKGTAADIKKLKSLAQTMKTTSFCGLGQSAPVPVITLLKFFEEEFEAHTAGKCSTGKCTFGTSGTSSKGVK
- a CDS encoding NAD(P)H-dependent oxidoreductase subunit E, which encodes MEKVKEVLDKFGNAKENLIQIMLELQLLSGKNYLPAEWVSYVAESLDLPLSKVYGVITFYAMFGMEPRGKYLIEVCKSGPCHVSGAENVIHMLEKELGIKPGQTTGDGIFTLMLSSCFGACDIAPAIKIGENVYGNLTEGSLKDIVISYREGLNYGKN